From a single Ooceraea biroi isolate clonal line C1 chromosome 12, Obir_v5.4, whole genome shotgun sequence genomic region:
- the LOC105287095 gene encoding 39S ribosomal protein L19, mitochondrial isoform X1: MTVISRIFSRRGYGGLRAAKILRSAVRTSTSTTVSGPTEESPSAKVPQKSAGEKKAIPDRYRFMYPELLPDPNPKFRNAMREKLERMDMLARRTHVLIPEFYIGSILSVTYSEPHAPGKVNKFVGICIQRGDCGLRAWFILRNVVDGQGVEVKYEMYDPTIQKIECLKLEKRLDPHLRYLRDAPLEYSTFSFDMEPEYLAEGTAVPVNKTRVKLNLMPWIEKWERQELRGIIIDPRVRFTENRLRKGKVAATPWVKYDLMKTYRETIPEEDQNEIFSEVYTQLRDLEIANRRQKHKRPFIRPKKTG, encoded by the exons ATGACTGTGATTTCAAGGATTTTCTCTCGCAGGGGTTACGGCGGATTACGAGCAGCGAAAATACTGC GTAGTGCAGTCAGAACAAGTACTTCAACGACCGTTTCAGGTCCGACGGAGGAGTCGCCGAGTGCGAAAGTGCCGCAGAAAAGTGCTGGCGAAAAGAAAGCGATTCCAGACAGATACCGATTTATGTATCCAGAATTGCTGCCAGATCCGAATCCGAAGTTTCGCAACGCGATGAGGGAGAAGCTGGAGCGCATGGATATGCTGGCAAGGCGGACGCACGTATTAATACCCGAGTTTTACATTGGCTCCATATTAAGTGTCACTTATTCTGAGCCGCATGCCCCTGGGAAGGTCAACAAGTTCGTAGGAATATGCATCCAGAGGGGTGATTGTGGACTAAGAGCCTGGTTTATCTTGAGAAACGTGGTTGATGGTCAAGGTGTCGAGGTAAAATATGAGATGTACGATCCCACGATACAGAAGATAGAATGCCTCAA ACTCGAGAAGAGATTGGATCCGCATCTGCGATACCTACGTGACGCTCCACTGGAGTACAGTACCTTCTCCTTCGACATGGAGCCAGAGTACTTGGCAGAAGGAACAGCGGTCCCTGTAAATAAGACTAGGGTGAAGCTCAACCTGATGCCGTGGATAGAGAAATGGGAGCGTCAGGAGCTGCGAGGCATAATAATAGATCCTAGGGTGAGATTTACTGAAAACCGTCTTAGGAAAGGCAAAGTTGCCGCGACGCCTTGGGTGAAATATGACCTGATGAAAACCTACAg GGAGACCATTCCCGAGGAGGATCAGAATGAGATATTCAGCGAAGTGTATACCCAATTACGTGATCTGGAGATCGCTAACCGTAGGCAGAAACATAAACGTCCTTTCATACGGCCAAAGAAAACTGGATAA
- the LOC105287095 gene encoding 39S ribosomal protein L19, mitochondrial isoform X2: MRAGVKLRYVRSAVRTSTSTTVSGPTEESPSAKVPQKSAGEKKAIPDRYRFMYPELLPDPNPKFRNAMREKLERMDMLARRTHVLIPEFYIGSILSVTYSEPHAPGKVNKFVGICIQRGDCGLRAWFILRNVVDGQGVEVKYEMYDPTIQKIECLKLEKRLDPHLRYLRDAPLEYSTFSFDMEPEYLAEGTAVPVNKTRVKLNLMPWIEKWERQELRGIIIDPRVRFTENRLRKGKVAATPWVKYDLMKTYRETIPEEDQNEIFSEVYTQLRDLEIANRRQKHKRPFIRPKKTG, from the exons ATGCGTGCCGGCGTAAAATTGCGCTACGTTC GTAGTGCAGTCAGAACAAGTACTTCAACGACCGTTTCAGGTCCGACGGAGGAGTCGCCGAGTGCGAAAGTGCCGCAGAAAAGTGCTGGCGAAAAGAAAGCGATTCCAGACAGATACCGATTTATGTATCCAGAATTGCTGCCAGATCCGAATCCGAAGTTTCGCAACGCGATGAGGGAGAAGCTGGAGCGCATGGATATGCTGGCAAGGCGGACGCACGTATTAATACCCGAGTTTTACATTGGCTCCATATTAAGTGTCACTTATTCTGAGCCGCATGCCCCTGGGAAGGTCAACAAGTTCGTAGGAATATGCATCCAGAGGGGTGATTGTGGACTAAGAGCCTGGTTTATCTTGAGAAACGTGGTTGATGGTCAAGGTGTCGAGGTAAAATATGAGATGTACGATCCCACGATACAGAAGATAGAATGCCTCAA ACTCGAGAAGAGATTGGATCCGCATCTGCGATACCTACGTGACGCTCCACTGGAGTACAGTACCTTCTCCTTCGACATGGAGCCAGAGTACTTGGCAGAAGGAACAGCGGTCCCTGTAAATAAGACTAGGGTGAAGCTCAACCTGATGCCGTGGATAGAGAAATGGGAGCGTCAGGAGCTGCGAGGCATAATAATAGATCCTAGGGTGAGATTTACTGAAAACCGTCTTAGGAAAGGCAAAGTTGCCGCGACGCCTTGGGTGAAATATGACCTGATGAAAACCTACAg GGAGACCATTCCCGAGGAGGATCAGAATGAGATATTCAGCGAAGTGTATACCCAATTACGTGATCTGGAGATCGCTAACCGTAGGCAGAAACATAAACGTCCTTTCATACGGCCAAAGAAAACTGGATAA